Proteins encoded in a region of the Solea senegalensis isolate Sse05_10M unplaced genomic scaffold, IFAPA_SoseM_1 scf7180000014589, whole genome shotgun sequence genome:
- the acaca gene encoding acetyl-CoA carboxylase 1 isoform X5, with protein MAQQDGAANKNPTVDGLHSHFIVGSVSEENSEDENQGKLEMPLDGKETRSVSPSSNSSDSPYEIVYDQNDASVQNLRPSMSGLHLVKQGRDRRRIDLQRDFTVASPAEFVTRFGGNKVIEKVLIANNGIAAVKCMRSIRRWAYEMFRNERAIRFVVMVTPEDLKANAEYIKMADHYVPVPGGTNNNNYANVELILDIAKRIPVQAVWAGWGHASENPKLPELLQKNGIAFMGPPSQAMWALGDKIASSIVAQTAGIPTLPWSGTGLTVEWTENDQKRKTINVPHDVYECGCIEDVEDGLKAAEKVGYPVMVKASEGGGGKGIRKVNTADDFPNLFRQVQAEVPGSPIFVMQLAKHARHLEVQILGDQYGNAISLFGRDCSVQRRHQKIIEEAPATIATSVVFEDMERCAVKLAKMVGYVSAGTVEYLYSQEGSFYFLELNPRLQVEHPCTEMVADVNLPAAQLQIAMGIPLHRIKDIRMLYGVQPWGDSLIDFEGLSTAPSPRGHVIAARITSENPDEGFKPSSGTVQELNFRSNKNVWGYFSVAAAGGLHEFADSQFGHCFSWGENREEAISNMVVALKELSIRGDFRTTVEYLIKLLETESFQHNSIDTGWLDRLISEKMQAERPDTMLGIVSGALHVADVNLRNSVSNFLHSLERGQVLPAHTLLNTVDVELIYEGTKYVLTVTRQSPNSYVVIMNNSSAEVDVHRLSDGGLLLSYDGSSYTTYMKEEVDRYRITIGNKTCVFEKENDPSLLRSPSAGKIIQYTVEDGGHVFSGQCYAEIEVMKMVMTLTAAESGCIHYVKRAGAALEPGCVIAKLQLDDPSRVQQAELHTGVLPSLQTVALRGEKLHRVFHNTLDHLVHIMNGYCLPEPFFSARLKEWVERLMKTMRDPSLPLLELQDIMTSVSGRIPPAVEKAIKKEMAQYASNITSVLCQFPSQQIANILDSHAATLNKKSEREVFFMNTQSIVQLVQKYRSGIRGHMKAVVMDLLRQYLKVEIQFQNGHYDKCVFALREENKGDMANVLNYIFSHAQVTKKNLMVTMLIDQLCGRDPTLTDELMAILTELTQLSKTTNAKVALRARQVLIASHLPSYELRHNQVESIFLSAIDMYGHQFCIENLQKLILSETSIFDVLPNFFYHSNQVVRMAALEVYVRRAYIAYELNSVQHRQLRDNTCIVEFQFMLPTSHPNRGNIPTLNRMSFSSNLNHYGMVHVASVSDVLLDTSFTPPCQRMGAMVAFRSFQEFTRNITDVLSCFTDSPPPSPTYPEGGNPVLYVEEDNKIVLDEPIHILNVAIKTDSDIDDDSLAAMFRDVTHSKKSLLFEHGIRRLTFLVAQKREFPKFFTFRARDKFEEDRIYRHLEPALAFQLELNRMRNFALTAIPCANHKMHLYLGAARVEVGTEVTDYRFFVRAIIRHSDLVTKEASFEYLHNEAERLLLEAMDELEVAFNNTTVRTDCNHIFLNFVPTVIMDPSKIEESVRSMVMRYGSRLWKLRVLQAELKINIRLTPTGKQIPIRLFLTNESGYYLDISLYKEVTDARTGQVGPKDRQIMFQAYGDKQGPLHGMLINTPYVTKDLLQSKRFQAQSLGTTYVYDFPEMFRQALKKLWHSIQAFADLPKCPLPSELLTFTELVLDAQGQLVQMNRLPGGNEIGMVAWRMTLRTPEYPAGREIIVISNDITHKIGSFGPQEDVLFLRASEMARESGIPRIYIAANSGARIGLAEEIRHMFHVAWQDPTDPYKGFKYLYLTPQDYKKVSALNSVHCEHVEDEGESRYKITDIIGKDEGLGVENLKGSGMIAGESSLAYEEIITMNLVTCRAIGIGAYLVRLGQRTIQVDNSHIILTGAGALNKVLGREVYTSNNQLGGIQIMHNNGVTHSTVCDDFEGVFNLLQWLSYMPKCKSSPVPILSAKDPIDRSVDFVPTKAPYDPRWILAGRPSQSPKGSWQSGFFDQGSFMEIMQPWAQSVVVGRARLGGIPTGVVAVETRSVELSIPADPANLDSEAKVIQQAGQVWFPDSAFKTAQAIKDMNREGLPLMVFANWRGFSGGMKDMYDQVLKFGACIVDGLREYKQPVLVYIPPQAELRGGSWVVIDPTINPRHMEMYADKDSRGGVLEPEGTVEIKFRRKDLVKTMRRVDPVYMSLAEKLGTPELSPPDRKELETKLKEREEFLQPIYHQVAVQFADLHDTPGRMQEKGVITDILEWQTSRHFFYWRLRRLLLEETVKRKIQAANAELTDGQIQAMLRRWFVEAEGAVKAYLWDNNEEVVGWLERQLAEEEGARSVIDENIKYICRDHILKQIRSLVQANPEVAMDSIVHMTQHISPTQRAEVVRILSTMETSASS; from the exons ATGGCACAACAGGACGGCGCTGCCAACAAAAACCCGACTGTAGACGGGCTGCACTCCCACTTTATTGTGGGATCAGTATCGGAGGAGAACTCAGAAGATGAAAACCAAGGGAAGCTGGAAATGCCGCTGGATGGAAAGGAGACACGCTCTGTGTCACCATCGTCCAACAGCTCAGACAGCCCGTATGAAATAGTCTATGACCAAAATGATGCCTCCGTGCAGAATCTAAG ACCAAGCATGTCAGGGCTACACCTGGTCAAGCAAGGCAGAGATCGCCGGCGCATCGATCTGCAGAGGGACTTCACAGTGGCTTCACCGGCAGAGTTCGTCACCAGATTCGGTGGCAACAAGGTCATCGAGAAG GTTCTTATTGCCAACAATGGAATTGCAGCTGTCAAATGCATGCGCTCCATAAGGCGCTGGGCCTACGAGATGTTTCGCAATGAAAGGGCAATTCgctttgttgtcatggtgaccCCAGAAGATCTGAAAGCCAATGCAG AATATATTAAAATGGCAGATCATTATGTACCTGTGCCTGGAGggaccaacaacaacaactatgcTAACGTGGAGCTCATTCTGGACATCGCCAAACGAATACCTGTACAGGCAGTGTGGGCTGGCTGGGGTCATGCTTCAGAGAACCCGAAACTCCCAGAGCTGCTGCAAAAGAATGGCATTGCCTTTATGG GGCCCCCAAGTCAGGCGATGTGGGCTTTAGGAGACAAGATTGCCTCCTCCATTGTCGCTCAGACAGCTGGCATTCCAACTCTACCCTGGAGCGGAACAG GCCTGACAGTAGAATGGACAGAAAACGACCAAAAAAGGAAGACCATCAACGTTCCTCATGACGTGTATGAGTGTGGCTGCATTGAAGATGTAGAGGACGGCCTGAAA gCTGCTGAGAAGGTGGGCTACCCTGTAATGGTGAAAGCCTCTGAAGGTGGTGGTGGAAAAGGAATCCGCAAAGTCAACACTGCTGATGATTTCCCTAACCTTTTCAGACAG GTCCAGGCAGAAGTTCCGGGGTCACCCATTTTTGTCATGCAGCTAGCCAAGCACGCCCGCCACTTGGAGGTCCAGATCTTGGGTGATCAGTATGGCAATGCCATTTCCCTGTTTGGTCGAGATTGTTCTGTGCAGCGACGTCACCAGAAGATCATAGAGGAGGCTCCTGCTACCATTGCCACTTCTGTCGTGTTTGAAGATATGGAAAGG TGTGCAGTGAAGCTGGCTAAGATGGTGGGATATGTCAGTGCAGGCACAGTGGAGTATCTCTACAGCCAGGAGGGCAGCTTCTACTTCCTGGAGCTCAACCCTCGTCTGCAGGTGGAACATCCCTGTACTGAGATGGTGGCTGATGTCAACTTACCTGCCGCTCAGCTCCAG ATTGCTATGGGTATTCCTCTTCACCGGATCAAAGACATCAGGATGCTTTATGGTGTCCAGCCCTGGGGAGACAGTCTCATTGACTTTGAGGGTCTGTCTACTGCCCCCTCCCCACGTGGCCATGTCATTGCAGCACGAATCACCAGTGAAAATCCTGATGAG GGATTCAAGCCAAGCTCTGGAACCGTGCAGGAGCTGAATTTCCGCAGCAATAAGAACGTTTGGGGCTACTTTAGTGTTGCAGCGGCTGGAGGTCTGCACGAGTTTGCTGACTCCCAGTTTGGACACTGCTTCTCCTGGGGAGAGAATCGCGAAGAAGCCATCTC caACATGGTGGTGGCTCTGAAGGAGTTGTCTATCAGAGGAGACTTCAGGACAACAGTGGAATACCTCATAAAGCTTCTGGAGACAGAAAGCTTTCAGCACAACAGCATTGACACAGGCTGGCTGGACAGACTGATCTCAGAGAAGATGCAG GCAGAGCGCCCTGACACCATGCTGGGAATTGTGAGTGGGGCTCTTCACGTGGCAGATGTTAATCTAAGGAATAGTGTGTCCAACTTCCTGCATTCTCTGGAAAG GGGCCAGGTGTTGCCAGCACACACACTACTCAACACCGTGGATGTGGAGCTGATCTACGAAGGCACCAAGTACGTTCTGACCGTGACACGCCAGTCGCCCAACTCCTATGTGGTCATCATGAACAACTCCTCTGCTGAGGTTGATGTCCATCGACTCAGCGATGGAGGTCTTTTGCTGTCCTATGATGGCAGCAGTTACACTACATAcatgaaggaggaggtggacag GTATCGCATCACTATCGGAAACAAGACTTGTGTTTTCGAAAAGGAGAACGATCCGTCACTGCTGCGATCTCCATCAGCAGGAAAAATCATTCAGTACACAGTGGAGGATGGCGGGCATGTGTTTTCTGGCCAGTGCTATGCTGAAATAGAG GTGATGAAGATGGTCATGACTCTCACAGCTGCAGAGTCTGGTTGTATCCACTATGTGAAGAGAGCCGGAGCAGCACTGGAGCCCGGCTGTGTCATTGCCAAGCTGCAGCTGGATGACCCAAGCAGAGTGCAGCAG GCAGAGCTGCACACGGGGGTCCTGCCTTCTCTCCAGACCGTAGCTCTGAGAGGAGAGAAGCTCCACAGAGTCTTCCATAATACACTCGATCACCTCGTTCACATCATGAACGGCTACTGTCTTCCAGAACCTTTCTTCAGTGCAAGG TTGAAGGAGTGGGTGGAGAGGTTGATGAAAACCATGCGCGATCCCTCTTTACCACTGCTAGAGCTTCAAGACATCATGACCAGCGTGTCAGGTCGCATCCCTCCTGCTGTGGAGAAAGCCATCAAGAAGGAGATGGCTCAGTATGCCAGCAACATCACCTCTGTGCTCTGCCAGTTTCCCAGTCAGCAG ATTGCAAATATTCTCGACAGCCACGCGGCTACTCTGAACAAGAAGTCAGAGAGAGAAGTCTTCTTCATGAACACTCAGAGCATTGTTCAGCTGGTGCAGAA ATATCGCAGTGGAATACGAGGTCACATGAAGGCGGTGGTCATGGACTTGCTCAGACAGTACCTGAAAGTAGAGATCCAGTTTCAGAATG GGCATtatgacaaatgtgtttttgcactgcgggaggaaaacaaaggcGACATGGCCAACGTGCTCAACTATATCTTCTCCCATGCtcaagtcaccaagaagaacctGATGGTTACAATGCTCATT GACCAGCTGTGTGGCCGTGATCCCACTCTGACTGATGAACTGATGGCCATCTTGACTGAACTCACCCAGCTCAGCAAGACGACCAATGCCAAGGTGGCGCTGCGTGCTCGGCAG GTATTGATAGCTTCCCACCTTCCCTCTTATGAGCTGCGACACAACCAGGTGGAGTCCATCTTCCTGTCTGCCATTGATATGTATGGCCACCAATTCTGCATTGAGAACCTGCAG aaacTGATCCTTTCAGAGACGTCCATCTTCGATGTCCTACCCAACTTCTTCTACCACAGTAATCAGGTAGTCAGGATGGCTGCCCTAGAG GTTTACGTGCGTAGAGCGTACATTGCCTACGAGCTCAACAGCGTTCAGCATCGACAACTCAGGGACAACACGTGCATTGTAGAGTTCCAGTTCATGCTGCCTACCTCTCATCCCAACAG AGGGAACATCCCCACTCTAAACAG GATGTCATTCTCATCCAACCTGAACCACTACGGCATGGTGCATGTAGCCAGCGTCAGTGATGTTCTACTTGACACGTCTTTTACACCACCCTGTCAGCGCATGGGAGCCATGGTCGCTTTCCGGTCCTTCCAGGAGTTCACCAG GAACATCACAGATGTGTTGAGCTGCTTCACTGACTCTCCTCCCCCAAGTCCAACTTACCCAGAGGGTGGTAATCCTGTGCTGTATGTTGAAGAGGACAACAAG ATTGTCCTAGATGAGCCGATCCATATCCTGAATGTGGCCATAAAGACGGACAGTGACATCGATGACGACAGCCTGGCAGCCATGTTCAGGGATGTCACTCATTCAAAG AAATCCCTGCTGTTTGAACATGGCATCCGAAGGCTGACTTTCCTTGTGGCTCAGAAG AGAGAGTTCCCCAAATTTTTTACATTCCGTGCCAGAGACAAG TTTGAGGAGGACAGGATCTATCGTCATCTCGAGCCAGCACTAGCTTTCCAGTTGGAACTCAACCGCATGCGTAATTTTGCCTTAACTGCCATCCCGTGTGCCAACCATAAGATGCACCTGTACCTGGGTGCAGCCCGCGTGGAGGTCGGCACAGAGGTTACAGACTATCGGTTCTTTGTGCGAGCCATTATTCGCCACTCTGATCTCGTCACCAAG GAAGCCTCTTTCGAGTACCTTCACAATGAAGCAGAGCGTTTGCTGCTAGAAGCCATGGATGAGCTGGAGGTGGCTTTCAACAACACAACTGTGCGAACTGACTGTAACCACATCTTCCTGAACTTTGTTCCCACTGTCATCATGGACCCATCAAAG ATTGAGGAGTCTGTCCGCTCCATGGTCATGCGTTATGGGAGTCGGCTGTGGAAGCTGCGCGTCCTGCAGGCTGAACTGAAGATTAACATCCGCCTGACCCCAACGGGAAAACAAATCCCCATCCGCCTCTTTCTTACCAATGAATCAGGCTACTACCTCGACATCAGTCTTTACAAGGAGGTCACTGATGCCCGAACGGGACAGGTGGGGCCCAAAGACCGACAG ATCATGTTCCAAGCATATGGAGATAAGCAGGGTCCACTGCATGGCATGCTCATCAACACGCCCTACGTCACCAAGGACCTGCTGCAGTCCAAACGCTTCCAGGCACAGTCTCTGGGCACCACCTATGTCTACGACTTTCCAGAAATGTTCAGACAG GCTCTGAAAAAATTGTGGCACTCAATTCAGGCCTTTGCTGACTTACCCAAATGCCCGTTACCTTCAGAGCTGCTCACCTTTACAGAGCTGGTTCTGGATGCCCAGGGTCAGCTGGTGCAGATGAACCGACTGCCAGGAGGCAACGag ATCGGTATGGTGGCTTGGCGGATGACCTTGCGAACTCCGGAGTATCCAGCGGGACGTGAGATCATCGTCATAAGTAATGACATCACGCACAAGATTGGCTCATTTGGACCTCAGGAGGACGTGCTGTTCCTGCGAGCATCTGAGATGGCCCGGGAGAGCGGCATCCCACGAATCTACATCGCAGCTAACAGCGGCGCACGCATTGGGCTGGCTGAGGAAATAAGACACATGTTCCATGTGGCCTGGCAAGACCCAACGGACCCATATAAG GGTTTCAAGTATCTCTACCTCACACCTCAGGATTACAAGAAGGTTTCAGCCCTGAACTCTGTGCATTGCGAACACGTGGAGGATGAGGGAGAATCCAG GTACAAGATCACCGACATCATTGGGAAGGATGAAGGGCTTGGTGTGGAGAATCTGAAAGGCTCTGGAATGATTGCCGGGGAATCCTCTCTGGCTTACGAGGAAATCATCACTATGAACCTG GTCACATGTCGAGCCATAGGAATCGGGGCCTATCTGGTGAGGCTGGGACAGCGAACCATCCAAGTGGACAACTCTCATATTATTCTTACGGGAGCTGGAGCGCTCAACAAG GTGCTGGGCAGAGAAGTGTACACATCCAACAACCAGCTGGGTGGAATTCAGATCATGCACAACAATGGCGTGACCCATTCCACTGTTTGTGACGACTTTGAGGGAGTCTTCAATCTTCTGCAGTGGCTCTCCTACATGCCTAAG tgtaaatcCAGTCCAGTGCCCATTCTCAGTGCCAAAGATCCCATAGATCGGTCAGTAGATTTTGTTCCTACAAAGGCTCCATATGATCCTCGCTGGATTTTGGCGGGACGCCCCAGTCAGT CTCCTAAGGGTTCCTGGCAGAGTGGTTTCTTTGACCAGGGCTCTTTCATGGAGATCATGCAGCCATGGGCTCAGAGTGTGGTGGTAGGCAGAGCCAG ACTGGGTGGGATACCTACTGGAGTGGTTGCTGTAGAAACCAGGTCAGTGGAgctgtcaatcccagctgaccctGCCAATTTGGACTCAGAAGCTAAG GTCATCCAGCAGGCAGGACAAGTGTGGTTCCCGGACTCTGCTTTCAAAACAGCACAGGCTATTAAGGACATGAACCGTGAAGGCCTGCCTCTCATGGTGTTTGCCAACTGGAGGGGCTTTTCTGGAGGCATGAAAG ATATGTATGACCAGGTGTTGAAGTTTGGGGCCTGCATTGTGGATGGGCTGAGGGAATACAAGCAGCCGGTGCTGGTTTATATTCCTCCACAGGCTGAACTTAGGGGAGGCTCCTGGGTGGTCATAGATCCCACCATCAACCCTCGTCACATGGAGATGTACGCTGACAAGGATAGCCG AGGTGGAGTGTTGGAGCCTGAAGGAACAGTGGAGATTAAGTTTAGGAGGAAGGACTTGGTGAAGACCATGAGAAGAGTGGATCCGGTTTACATGAGCTTGGCTGAAAAACTGG GAACCCCTGAGCTGAGCCCCCCTGATCGCAAAGAACTAGAGACCAAGCTGAAGGAACGTGAAGAGTTCCTTCAGCCCATCTACCACCAGGTGGCTGTACAGTTTGCTGACCTTCATGACACCCCAGGTCGCATGCAAGAGAAAGGTGTTATCACG